The Exiguobacterium acetylicum genome includes a window with the following:
- a CDS encoding EAL and HDOD domain-containing protein, with the protein MDILLARQPIVDRIGAVDAFELLYRSVKQMNVFDGDLATMDVLTNTLVHMGVEHVAEGKKLFVNFTADLLKSDLIHYLDPSRFVIEILETVDIDTEMLSVLHSWKEAGFTLALDDFVTDLLRQHGTELFALIDLIKIDIEAIPTREQSAILHIVRRNYPHIKMLAERVETHEDHTRCLDMGYDWFQGYFYAKPMLMKGKAVPPQVPVLLKMLKWLDTDEKYDEVIDEIEANPYISIQVLQLINSPGMGLRNTVSSVRQAISLLGFSQLKSWISLIVLREMKLASPYEWSNELLRSSLHCAKLCELFAKETRTLKPESAYMIGLLSHIDALLSVDIDDIIGQLPIEDSLKVVLQGKDHPFRDCLVLAISADRGDFDQFELLSQRLDVSLPRAYALLAESQEWLKQKETHLQEKTDSVLD; encoded by the coding sequence ATGGATATCTTATTGGCACGTCAACCCATCGTTGACCGAATCGGAGCAGTTGATGCATTTGAGTTGCTGTATCGTTCCGTCAAACAAATGAATGTATTTGATGGTGATCTAGCGACGATGGATGTGTTAACGAATACACTCGTTCATATGGGTGTGGAACATGTCGCTGAAGGGAAAAAACTTTTCGTCAACTTTACAGCGGATCTATTGAAAAGTGATCTGATTCACTATTTAGATCCAAGTCGGTTCGTTATCGAAATTTTAGAAACTGTCGATATCGATACAGAGATGTTATCTGTGCTGCACAGTTGGAAAGAAGCAGGTTTTACACTAGCACTCGATGATTTTGTGACCGATTTACTTCGTCAACATGGAACAGAATTATTCGCACTAATTGATTTAATTAAAATCGACATCGAAGCGATTCCCACTCGCGAGCAAAGTGCGATTTTGCATATTGTCCGGCGTAATTATCCCCATATTAAGATGCTAGCCGAACGAGTCGAGACACATGAGGATCATACACGCTGTCTTGATATGGGATATGATTGGTTTCAAGGCTATTTTTACGCTAAGCCAATGTTGATGAAGGGAAAAGCTGTCCCTCCTCAAGTGCCGGTCTTGCTGAAGATGCTAAAATGGCTCGATACGGATGAAAAATACGATGAAGTCATTGATGAGATCGAAGCAAATCCTTATATCAGTATTCAAGTACTACAATTAATCAATTCTCCAGGAATGGGATTACGAAATACAGTCAGCTCTGTTCGTCAAGCTATCTCACTACTCGGCTTCTCGCAACTCAAAAGCTGGATTTCGTTGATTGTCTTACGCGAGATGAAGCTTGCTAGTCCTTACGAATGGTCGAATGAGTTACTCCGCTCTTCCTTACATTGTGCAAAACTTTGTGAGTTATTTGCAAAAGAGACGCGTACGCTTAAGCCGGAGAGTGCCTATATGATCGGATTGCTGTCACATATTGATGCGTTATTGTCCGTAGACATCGACGACATCATCGGTCAATTACCAATCGAAGATTCCTTGAAGGTTGTCCTACAAGGAAAAGATCATCCGTTCCGAGATTGTTTAGTGCTTGCGATCAGTGCAGATCGCGGTGATTTTGATCAGTTCGAACTGCTCAGTCAACGTTTAGATGTCTCGCTTCCGCGAGCCTATGCGCTACTAGCAGAAAGTCAGGAATGGCTCAAGCAAAAAGAAACACATCTTCAAGAAAAAACAGATTCTGTTTTAGACTGA
- a CDS encoding HAD family hydrolase, with translation MKKRGLIFDMDGVILDSEIRYFEVHQQMFNTLSIPLDPVQYATFMGKTGDEMWEELVTEHQLQETASALLEEEHRLFQIHAKPEECGLKEGVKQVIEQAVALGYDIGIASSSSLQKIERVIRHYELPIRHYVSGEEVVRSKPDPAIFRLAASRIGHAPENCLVIEDAANGMIGAKAAGMEVIALLDDRMPMQRLEQADHVARSHAEIEEILRKR, from the coding sequence ATGAAAAAACGCGGTCTGATTTTTGATATGGACGGTGTCATCTTAGATAGTGAAATTCGCTACTTCGAGGTCCATCAGCAGATGTTTAACACATTATCGATTCCACTCGACCCGGTTCAATATGCGACGTTCATGGGAAAAACAGGTGATGAGATGTGGGAAGAACTCGTCACTGAACATCAGCTACAAGAAACAGCCAGTGCGTTACTTGAAGAAGAACATCGGTTATTTCAAATCCACGCAAAACCGGAAGAGTGTGGATTAAAAGAAGGCGTCAAACAAGTCATCGAACAAGCTGTAGCTCTTGGTTATGACATCGGCATCGCCTCCTCGAGTTCGCTTCAAAAGATCGAACGTGTCATCCGTCATTATGAGCTTCCGATCAGGCACTATGTCAGCGGGGAAGAGGTCGTCCGTTCCAAACCAGATCCTGCGATTTTTCGGCTAGCAGCATCACGCATCGGACATGCGCCTGAGAATTGTCTCGTCATTGAAGACGCTGCGAACGGGATGATCGGTGCGAAGGCAGCGGGAATGGAGGTCATTGCACTTCTTGATGACCGGATGCCGATGCAACGCTTAGAACAAGCAGATCATGTAGCGCGATCGCACGCAGAAATCGAGGAAATTTTACGGAAGCGTTGA
- the pckA gene encoding phosphoenolpyruvate carboxykinase (ATP) produces the protein MPMTVLNIEELLKKEHVFKQLSVAELVEHAIRNEEGVLAENGALSVETGKFTGRSPKDKFIVRDSSCESHIDWGHVNQPMDGDKFEQLLQKVLRYMNEADQLYYTEAAAGADTHFTLPVRVLTQYAWHNLFAKQLFLREYPEVAAFEPFTVVYAPHFKADPAVDGTNSETFIAMSFEHRIVLIGGTEYAGEIKKSIFSVMNYLLPQENVLSMHCSANVGHEGDVALFFGLSGTGKTTLSADDSRQLIGDDEHGWSHDGVFNIEGGCYAKTVNLSREKEPQIFDAIRFGTVLENVVLDEARHPDYDDISLTENTRAAYPITAIDNIAVPSRAGHPKTIVFLTADAYGVLPPISKLTKEQAMYHFLSGYTSKLAGTERGVTEPEATFSTCFGSPFLPLMPEKYATMLGELIDRHGVTVYLVNTGWTGGAYGTGSRMKLSYTRTMVNAAVNGTLATIPTEEHPIFGLHMPLEVPGVPSELLNPVRVWSNPDEYDTQARSLAEKFQHNFLRFESATDAIKSAGPRL, from the coding sequence ATGCCGATGACGGTCCTGAATATCGAAGAACTACTCAAGAAAGAGCATGTGTTCAAACAACTATCTGTTGCTGAACTTGTCGAACATGCGATTCGAAACGAAGAAGGTGTCCTTGCAGAGAACGGCGCATTATCTGTAGAAACGGGGAAATTTACAGGTCGTTCACCAAAAGATAAGTTCATCGTCCGTGATTCTTCCTGCGAATCTCACATTGATTGGGGTCATGTTAACCAACCGATGGATGGAGACAAATTTGAACAATTGTTACAAAAGGTTCTTCGTTACATGAACGAAGCCGATCAGCTCTACTACACAGAAGCTGCTGCTGGCGCAGATACGCACTTCACCCTTCCGGTTCGTGTGCTCACACAATACGCTTGGCATAACCTCTTTGCCAAACAACTCTTTTTACGCGAATATCCTGAAGTCGCTGCTTTCGAACCGTTCACGGTCGTCTACGCGCCACATTTCAAGGCAGATCCTGCCGTTGACGGAACGAACTCTGAGACGTTCATCGCGATGTCGTTCGAGCACCGGATCGTCTTGATCGGTGGAACGGAATATGCCGGTGAGATCAAAAAATCAATCTTCTCCGTCATGAACTACCTCTTGCCACAAGAAAACGTTCTTTCGATGCACTGTTCGGCAAACGTTGGACACGAAGGAGACGTCGCTTTGTTCTTCGGTCTATCCGGTACTGGTAAGACCACCCTTTCCGCTGATGATAGCCGTCAATTGATTGGTGACGATGAACATGGTTGGTCGCACGACGGTGTCTTCAACATTGAAGGTGGATGTTATGCGAAGACGGTTAACCTGTCGCGTGAAAAAGAACCACAAATCTTTGACGCGATCCGTTTCGGAACCGTCCTTGAAAACGTTGTTCTCGATGAAGCCCGTCATCCTGATTACGATGACATATCGTTGACGGAAAATACACGTGCCGCTTATCCGATCACAGCGATCGATAACATCGCTGTTCCATCACGCGCTGGTCATCCGAAGACGATCGTCTTCTTGACAGCTGATGCGTACGGTGTCTTGCCTCCAATCAGCAAACTGACGAAAGAACAAGCGATGTATCACTTCCTCTCGGGTTATACATCAAAACTCGCTGGGACAGAACGTGGCGTCACGGAACCAGAAGCAACATTCTCAACGTGCTTCGGTTCACCGTTCCTTCCACTCATGCCTGAAAAATATGCGACGATGCTCGGAGAATTGATTGATCGTCATGGTGTTACCGTCTATCTCGTCAACACAGGCTGGACAGGTGGCGCTTACGGTACAGGTAGCCGGATGAAGCTATCGTACACACGGACGATGGTCAATGCTGCCGTCAATGGCACTCTTGCAACGATTCCGACTGAAGAACACCCAATCTTCGGACTTCATATGCCTCTTGAAGTGCCAGGTGTTCCAAGTGAGTTACTCAACCCTGTACGCGTCTGGTCAAATCCGGACGAATACGACACACAAGCGCGTTCGCTTGCTGAGAAATTCCAACACAACTTCCTTCGTTTCGAAAGTGCGACGGATGCGATCAAGTCAGCAGGTCCACGTCTATAA
- a CDS encoding GNAT family N-acetyltransferase: MEIREAIPADAGRIHDIAITSWLDTYEEIYSERSKAHFVQEAYPQEEVVRAIRTAEEARGEYFYVGIIDEEVVGFIHAVDVEGTWEIIRLYVLPKYQQNGIGRRLIRELERQGAVPLEVYVEARNYKARQFLTSFGFEELSEMTEEVFGQAESVIRLRHIAS, encoded by the coding sequence ATGGAAATACGCGAAGCTATTCCAGCTGATGCAGGACGTATTCATGATATCGCCATCACATCCTGGTTGGATACGTATGAAGAAATCTATTCCGAACGCTCGAAAGCTCATTTCGTGCAGGAAGCGTATCCGCAGGAAGAGGTCGTTCGTGCGATCCGGACGGCGGAAGAAGCACGGGGAGAGTATTTTTATGTCGGAATCATCGATGAGGAAGTCGTCGGATTCATTCATGCTGTTGATGTCGAGGGAACATGGGAGATCATTCGTCTCTACGTTTTGCCAAAATATCAGCAAAACGGGATAGGGCGACGTTTGATTCGTGAACTCGAACGACAAGGAGCCGTCCCACTCGAAGTCTACGTGGAGGCACGTAACTATAAAGCGCGTCAGTTCTTGACCTCATTCGGTTTTGAGGAACTGAGTGAGATGACAGAAGAAGTCTTTGGTCAAGCAGAGTCTGTCATTCGACTTCGCCATATCGCGTCGTGA
- a CDS encoding peptidoglycan bridge formation glycyltransferase FemA/FemB family protein, with product MERCQFITDAATWSTQVQQQPLDIFYSHQYVTLNARPSEQAVLFLYEGHAGTLFYPFLKRRIFDTSYSDLITPYGYGGPEIVGCLTATEIQHARRLFERWAEKESIVSEMIRFNPLTGNERFMQDWTKVSFIRHTTSIDLRPTLEEIMQTFHKKTRSMIRKSLASPLTVRTGTKEDLPIFLALYHETMDRKNASAHYYFTASYFEQLFEVNPLCEPLLLIAEIDGEPIGGYFVLLGNEYAHGHLIGCKRDEAKVFPNQRLEYEAILQAKARGLVEQHLGGGYQERDSLFESKCRYTGYRLFEYHQGKSILQPAIYDQLCARYGSDADSDYFPAYRQTSVQMATS from the coding sequence ATGGAAAGGTGTCAATTCATCACAGATGCCGCAACTTGGTCGACACAGGTACAGCAACAGCCGCTTGATATCTTCTACAGTCACCAATACGTCACGCTCAACGCTAGACCGTCTGAACAAGCCGTGTTATTCCTTTATGAAGGTCATGCAGGAACGCTGTTTTATCCTTTTTTAAAACGTCGCATTTTTGATACATCCTATTCGGATCTCATTACGCCTTATGGTTACGGTGGACCTGAAATCGTCGGTTGCTTAACTGCAACAGAGATTCAGCATGCACGTCGATTGTTTGAAAGATGGGCGGAAAAAGAGTCCATCGTTTCGGAAATGATTCGCTTTAATCCGTTGACGGGCAATGAACGATTCATGCAGGACTGGACAAAAGTTTCTTTCATTCGTCATACGACGAGCATTGATTTACGCCCCACACTAGAAGAAATCATGCAGACGTTTCATAAGAAAACGAGAAGTATGATTCGGAAGTCGCTCGCTTCACCGTTAACTGTTAGAACAGGAACAAAAGAAGATTTGCCTATTTTTTTAGCGTTATATCATGAAACGATGGACCGGAAGAACGCTTCAGCTCATTACTATTTTACGGCAAGTTATTTTGAGCAATTATTTGAAGTGAATCCACTTTGTGAGCCACTACTATTGATTGCTGAAATCGATGGCGAACCGATTGGTGGATATTTCGTATTGCTTGGAAACGAATACGCCCATGGTCATTTGATCGGTTGTAAGCGAGACGAAGCGAAAGTGTTTCCGAATCAGCGGCTTGAGTATGAAGCGATTCTTCAAGCGAAAGCGCGTGGTCTTGTCGAGCAACATCTTGGAGGTGGATACCAAGAACGGGATAGTCTCTTTGAGAGTAAATGCCGTTATACCGGATATCGCCTATTTGAGTATCACCAAGGAAAATCCATCCTTCAACCAGCCATATACGATCAGTTATGTGCACGATACGGATCAGATGCTGATTCTGATTATTTTCCAGCTTACCGACAAACCAGTGTCCAGATGGCGACAAGTTAA
- a CDS encoding class I SAM-dependent methyltransferase, which translates to MIIYEREKQTIGTGVYAMPLARVLPYTKQLLESVIERGDCVVDMTAGNGHDTQFLAECVGPEGRVLAFDVQAQAIEESTRRLDEAKMLERVDLYHESHIHVGARLSDERRPVRAGVFNLGYLPGSDKSITTTGEETLEALDALLPVLAPGGLVVLVVYHGHLEGKRERDAVLDYVTALDQQDYAVLQYRFLNQQNHPPFIIAIEKKVR; encoded by the coding sequence ATGATCATATACGAAAGAGAAAAACAGACCATAGGAACAGGAGTCTATGCCATGCCACTTGCCCGTGTACTACCTTATACAAAACAATTGCTCGAGTCCGTCATCGAACGTGGAGACTGTGTCGTCGACATGACTGCTGGAAATGGACACGACACACAGTTCTTAGCAGAATGCGTCGGTCCAGAAGGTCGAGTCCTTGCGTTCGATGTTCAAGCACAAGCCATCGAGGAATCGACACGTCGTTTAGACGAAGCCAAAATGTTAGAGCGTGTCGATCTTTATCACGAAAGTCACATCCATGTCGGTGCCCGTCTATCAGACGAACGACGCCCTGTCCGTGCCGGTGTCTTCAATCTTGGATATCTTCCCGGAAGCGATAAGTCGATCACAACGACAGGTGAAGAGACGCTTGAGGCGCTTGACGCCCTTCTCCCGGTCCTTGCTCCTGGTGGTCTCGTCGTCCTCGTCGTCTACCATGGTCACCTCGAAGGAAAACGAGAACGCGACGCTGTACTTGATTACGTGACGGCCCTTGACCAACAAGATTACGCTGTCCTTCAGTACCGCTTCTTGAATCAACAGAATCACCCACCGTTCATCATCGCGATTGAGAAAAAAGTCCGCTGA
- a CDS encoding MDR family MFS transporter has product MPKLPKAVWILVLAMAINTTGSSFLWPFNTLYIHEYLGESMTKAGMALFVNSALAIVGNYLGGKAFDRLGGKKTLVISVIGLVLSSVGLLLFHQTYVGYVAMLGLIGFVGGMVFPTIYAMTGVIWPEGGRRAFNAIYVAQNVGVALGTAVSGQIAAFSIQYIFIANLVLYIAFAIILFIGLSWIQAPARMHTTHDETETTRTPLARGAARTMLLVSIGYALLWFVYVQWQGTFAVHTKSLGVTISEYSILWTINGALIVFAQPLLTPILRWFGDDLKRQLMTGTGIFLLSYLIVPFAGGFKMFLVAMIILTIGEMFIWPAVPAMAARLAPIGKEGEFQGYVNIAASAGRMISPTVGGLIYDLSGMSAVFLTLIGLILLAGVVFLRAIPKITS; this is encoded by the coding sequence ATGCCAAAATTACCAAAAGCGGTCTGGATCCTCGTCCTTGCGATGGCAATTAATACGACGGGATCCTCTTTTTTATGGCCGTTTAATACATTATATATTCATGAATATTTAGGGGAGTCGATGACGAAAGCAGGGATGGCGTTGTTCGTCAACTCGGCACTCGCAATCGTCGGAAACTACTTAGGGGGGAAGGCGTTTGACCGCCTCGGTGGTAAAAAAACGCTCGTCATCAGTGTCATCGGACTTGTCTTGTCTTCCGTCGGCTTATTGTTGTTTCATCAGACGTATGTCGGATACGTCGCGATGCTTGGTCTAATCGGATTCGTCGGCGGGATGGTCTTCCCGACGATTTATGCGATGACGGGTGTCATCTGGCCAGAAGGTGGACGCCGTGCCTTTAACGCGATCTATGTCGCCCAAAACGTCGGTGTAGCCCTCGGGACGGCTGTCAGTGGTCAAATTGCTGCCTTCTCGATTCAGTACATCTTCATTGCCAACCTCGTACTGTATATCGCGTTTGCTATCATTTTGTTCATCGGCTTGTCTTGGATTCAGGCACCAGCACGGATGCATACAACACATGACGAGACTGAAACGACACGGACACCACTCGCACGCGGTGCAGCGCGAACGATGTTGCTCGTCTCGATTGGTTATGCCTTACTTTGGTTCGTGTATGTACAGTGGCAAGGCACGTTTGCCGTCCATACGAAATCACTCGGTGTCACGATTTCCGAGTACTCGATTCTTTGGACGATCAATGGAGCACTCATCGTCTTTGCGCAACCACTGCTCACTCCAATCTTGCGTTGGTTTGGTGACGACTTGAAACGACAACTGATGACAGGTACAGGGATTTTCCTCTTGTCTTATCTGATTGTTCCGTTCGCCGGAGGATTTAAGATGTTCCTCGTAGCGATGATCATCCTGACGATTGGTGAGATGTTCATCTGGCCAGCTGTCCCAGCCATGGCTGCGCGACTTGCGCCAATCGGAAAAGAAGGCGAGTTCCAAGGGTACGTCAATATCGCTGCTTCAGCGGGACGGATGATTAGTCCGACCGTTGGAGGATTAATCTACGATTTATCCGGTATGTCAGCGGTCTTCCTGACATTGATTGGATTGATTTTGTTAGCGGGTGTGGTCTTCCTTCGTGCCATTCCCAAAATTACATCGTAA
- the metK gene encoding methionine adenosyltransferase produces MTNLNRRLFTSESVTEGHPDKICDQISDSILDAILAADPNARVAAETSVTTGLVLVAGEITTSTYVDIPKVVRETIREIGYTRAKYGFDADTCAVLTSIDEQSADIALGVDQALEAREGSMSDAEIDAIGAGDQGLMFGYATKETPELMPLPISLSHRLARRLAEVRKNGQLDYLRPDGKTQVTVEYNENNEPVRVDTIVISTQHAEEVTLEQIQADLKEHVITPVIPAEYIDAATKFFINPTGRFVIGGPQGDAGLTGRKIIVDTYGGYARHGGGAFSGKDPTKVDRSAAYAARYVAKNLVAAGLADKAEVQLAYAIGVAHPVSIAVDTFGTGKLPEAQLVELVAENFDLRPAGIINMLDLRRPIYRQTAAYGHFGRTDVELPWEQTDKAAVLEEQAKRFA; encoded by the coding sequence ATGACAAACCTTAATCGCCGACTATTCACGTCGGAGTCAGTCACTGAAGGTCATCCAGATAAAATCTGTGACCAAATTTCGGATTCAATTCTTGATGCAATCCTCGCAGCGGATCCAAACGCACGTGTTGCAGCAGAAACTTCTGTTACAACAGGTCTCGTTCTCGTTGCAGGTGAGATCACGACATCAACTTACGTCGACATTCCAAAAGTCGTTCGTGAAACGATTCGTGAAATCGGCTACACACGCGCGAAATACGGTTTTGACGCAGATACGTGTGCTGTATTGACATCAATCGATGAGCAATCAGCAGATATCGCTCTTGGTGTTGACCAAGCGCTTGAAGCACGTGAAGGTAGCATGTCTGATGCAGAAATCGATGCAATCGGTGCAGGAGACCAAGGTCTCATGTTCGGTTATGCAACGAAAGAAACACCAGAACTCATGCCACTTCCAATCTCACTTTCGCACCGTCTCGCACGCCGTTTGGCAGAAGTGCGTAAAAACGGTCAACTCGACTACCTTCGTCCGGACGGAAAAACACAAGTCACGGTCGAATACAACGAAAACAACGAGCCGGTTCGTGTCGATACGATCGTCATCTCGACACAACATGCGGAAGAAGTTACGCTTGAGCAAATCCAAGCTGACTTGAAAGAACACGTCATCACACCAGTCATCCCGGCTGAATACATCGACGCAGCAACGAAATTCTTCATTAACCCAACTGGTCGTTTCGTCATCGGCGGACCACAAGGAGATGCTGGATTAACGGGTCGTAAGATCATCGTTGATACGTATGGTGGATACGCACGCCACGGCGGTGGAGCATTCTCTGGTAAAGATCCAACAAAAGTCGACCGTTCAGCTGCATACGCAGCACGTTACGTCGCGAAGAACCTCGTTGCTGCAGGTCTTGCAGACAAAGCAGAAGTTCAACTCGCGTACGCAATCGGTGTCGCACACCCAGTATCAATCGCGGTTGATACATTTGGCACAGGAAAACTTCCTGAAGCACAACTCGTCGAATTGGTTGCTGAAAACTTCGATCTTCGTCCGGCTGGAATCATCAACATGCTTGATCTCCGTCGTCCGATCTATCGTCAAACAGCTGCATACGGTCACTTCGGTCGTACAGATGTTGAGCTTCCATGGGAGCAAACAGATAAAGCAGCAGTTCTTGAAGAACAAGCAAAACGCTTCGCATAA
- a CDS encoding serine aminopeptidase domain-containing protein, which produces MVEQPTGIIVLVYPLQLRARPSEALIRVLEREYEVLLVDAPRRISFEEHGQLLKEALREAGKRKLPIHIVACSMGALVVNRLLQEYELPVASLAFISPLFDWHPSKQLGGVKQVFASAFDRFRPDAPLGTLPFGQSTEDTVRIGELTYAQYREIEEEIVVHDEERKKLPRVNLACFYAPDDQFADVKLTLEVCRKMGGDQIYLQRLHGFPHFSFERLNTRFAEKLMLFFKLVEE; this is translated from the coding sequence GTGGTTGAACAACCAACAGGAATCATCGTATTAGTCTATCCATTGCAATTACGTGCCCGTCCGAGCGAAGCCTTGATTCGGGTACTCGAACGAGAGTATGAAGTGTTACTCGTCGACGCCCCACGTCGCATCTCGTTTGAAGAGCATGGTCAATTATTGAAAGAAGCATTACGCGAAGCCGGGAAACGAAAGCTACCGATTCATATCGTTGCTTGTAGCATGGGCGCACTCGTCGTCAATCGTCTATTGCAAGAATATGAATTACCAGTCGCAAGCCTTGCGTTCATTTCACCGTTGTTTGATTGGCATCCGTCAAAACAACTCGGGGGTGTCAAACAAGTTTTCGCGAGTGCGTTTGATCGTTTCCGTCCTGATGCGCCACTCGGTACATTGCCGTTTGGCCAAAGTACGGAGGATACCGTTCGAATCGGTGAGTTGACGTATGCACAATATCGAGAAATCGAAGAGGAAATCGTCGTGCATGACGAGGAGCGAAAAAAATTACCTCGTGTCAACTTAGCCTGTTTTTATGCACCGGACGATCAGTTCGCAGACGTCAAGTTGACGCTCGAAGTATGCCGGAAAATGGGTGGCGATCAGATTTACTTACAACGCCTACATGGTTTTCCGCATTTCAGCTTCGAACGATTGAATACTCGATTTGCGGAGAAATTGATGCTGTTCTTTAAATTAGTCGAAGAGTGA